In the genome of Paenibacillus pabuli, the window TCATTGTTCGGTTTGCGCGGACTTGCTTCAGGGACGATCTCGATTCATGGGCGTAAGGTGAAGATCAAGTCACCTGCTGCAGCAAAGCGTCATAACATTGCCTTACTGACCGAGGAGCGAAGAGTCACAGGGATTTTTCCAGTGTTGTCTGTGTATGAAAATACGATTATTGCGAGTCTCGGACGTTACCAGAATCGAATTGGTCTGCTGGATGAGAAGAAAGGCCGAGATGAGGCACGCGAGCAAACTCAGAAGTTTAGAACTAAAACGCCTTCAGTTAACACGCTAATTCGCAACCTTTCCGGTGGTAATCAACAGAAGGTACTTCTGGCTAGGTGGTTGTTGACTGACCCTGAAATTCTACTGCTCGATGAACCGACACGTGGGATTGATGTGGGCGCCAAATTTGAAATTTATACCATCATTACGGAACTGGCTCGCCAGGGCAAAAGCATTATTATGATCAGCTCGGAAATGCCAGAACTGTTGGGTATGTCGGATCGAATTATGGTTATGAGCGAAGGACGGCTCACCGGAATCGTCGACGGAGCCGAGGCAACAGAGCAGGATATCATGAGGCTGGCCGCACAGCAGCGGATGGCTTAGTCAGGAGGGAACATATGAATACACAGGTTATCAATCAGGTGAAGCAGTACGTGGCGCAGCGCGCGATCTTCATAGTGCTGATCCTGCTTGTCATTGGCATTGCCATTGCCGATCCGCACTTTCTTGCTTTCTCTACACTTCGGGATATATTACAACAGTCCTCCACACGGGCCATCATTGCGCTGGGTGCAGCGTTTATCCTGGTGACGGGTGGGGTCGATTTGTCGGCAGGGCGGGTCGTTGGGCTAACGGCTGTTGTGTCCGCATCTATGCTGCAAATCGACGAATATGCCAATCGGTTCTTTCCCGATTTGCCACATTTATGGGTCTGGGCACCTATGGTCTTCGGGATCATTGCGGGACTGGCGGTTGGACTCGTCAACGGCATTATTGTAGCCAAATTACATGTTCCACCCTTTATTGCGACACTGGGCACCATGGTTGCGGTATATGGTCTGAACTCAATTTATTTTGATACGGAGCCCAATCAGTCACAACCGATTGGTGGATTGAGATCTGATTTTACCGTTATTGGATCTGGTTATATTGATCTTGGTGGTGGTTATTCCATTCCGTATATCGTATTGATTGCCATAGCGGTTGCGTTGATCTGCTGGTTGGTCTTCAACAAGACTCGCCTCGGGAAAAATATGTATGCCATTGGCGGCAACATTCAGGCTGCGCATGTGTCCGGTATTCATGTGGCGCGCAACCTGATTGCGTTGTATGCCATTGCAGGTGCACTGTATGGACTGGGCGGGGTACTGGAAGCCGCGCGTACGGGCGGGGCAACGAACAATTACGGCAACATGTATGAACTGGATGCCATTGCCGCTTGTGTTGTAGGCGGCGTCTCCACCGCA includes:
- the mglC gene encoding galactose/methyl galactoside ABC transporter permease MglC, whose amino-acid sequence is MNTQVINQVKQYVAQRAIFIVLILLVIGIAIADPHFLAFSTLRDILQQSSTRAIIALGAAFILVTGGVDLSAGRVVGLTAVVSASMLQIDEYANRFFPDLPHLWVWAPMVFGIIAGLAVGLVNGIIVAKLHVPPFIATLGTMVAVYGLNSIYFDTEPNQSQPIGGLRSDFTVIGSGYIDLGGGYSIPYIVLIAIAVALICWLVFNKTRLGKNMYAIGGNIQAAHVSGIHVARNLIALYAIAGALYGLGGVLEAARTGGATNNYGNMYELDAIAACVVGGVSTAGGIGTVPGVMAGVLIFGVINYGLTFIGVSPYWQLIIKGLIIVAAVAFDIRKYMAKK